In a genomic window of uncultured Flavobacterium sp.:
- a CDS encoding imelysin family protein: MKKIIFLLALIGTVIACSSGDSGGDNSGGKNYDRGVLLTNWADNIIIPSYENYQAKLAILSTDAANFTATPTTTTLQTLRTSWYEAYKAYQYVAIYGFGKALDINLKEIANTFPTSTTGIEDNITSGTYNLSLQAQYAKQGFPALDYLLNGLGADDATIVTFYTTNAKASNYKKYLVDVTGKLKTTIDAVVTDWKGGYRAAYIANTGTSVSGAVNVTTNNFVKNLEKDIRTLKLGIPAGLSSNGVKFPEKTEALYKGNASTELLNISIKASQDFFNGKHFNSTTTGESLKTYLDFVNAVRDGKKLSEIINTQYTAVFAVNNNLNASLADQINTDNSKVINAYNVLQKNVAYTKLDMMQALNITIDYVDGDGD; this comes from the coding sequence ATGAAAAAAATAATTTTCCTTTTAGCTTTGATAGGAACTGTAATCGCTTGTTCATCAGGAGATAGTGGCGGAGATAATTCAGGCGGAAAAAATTATGATCGTGGAGTTCTTTTAACCAATTGGGCGGACAATATCATCATTCCGAGTTACGAAAATTATCAGGCAAAATTGGCAATATTGTCAACAGACGCGGCAAATTTTACAGCTACACCTACGACAACGACATTACAAACTTTGAGAACAAGTTGGTATGAAGCTTATAAAGCCTATCAATATGTTGCGATTTACGGTTTTGGAAAAGCCTTAGATATTAATCTGAAAGAAATTGCAAATACGTTTCCAACAAGTACAACAGGTATTGAAGATAACATCACTTCAGGAACTTACAATCTAAGTCTTCAAGCGCAATATGCCAAACAAGGTTTTCCTGCATTGGACTATTTGCTAAATGGTTTAGGCGCCGATGATGCAACAATCGTAACTTTTTATACTACAAATGCAAAAGCATCAAACTATAAAAAATATTTAGTTGATGTAACCGGAAAACTTAAAACCACAATTGATGCAGTGGTTACAGACTGGAAGGGTGGTTACAGAGCAGCTTATATTGCTAACACAGGAACTTCTGTAAGTGGTGCGGTAAATGTTACAACCAATAATTTTGTTAAGAATTTAGAGAAAGATATTCGTACTCTAAAATTGGGTATTCCGGCAGGTTTATCTTCAAATGGAGTTAAATTTCCGGAGAAAACAGAAGCTTTGTACAAAGGAAATGCTTCTACAGAATTGCTAAACATTTCGATAAAAGCTTCACAGGATTTCTTTAACGGAAAACATTTTAATTCGACAACAACAGGAGAAAGTTTAAAAACCTATTTAGACTTTGTAAATGCCGTTCGTGACGGAAAGAAATTAAGCGAAATAATCAATACACAATATACTGCGGTATTTGCAGTAAACAATAATTTGAATGCAAGCCTTGCCGATCAGATTAATACAGACAATTCTAAAGTTATTAATGCTTATAATGTTTTGCAAAAAAATGTAGCCTACACAAAACTTGATATGATGCAAGCGCTTAACATAACAATTGATTATGTAGATGGTGATGGCGATTAA
- a CDS encoding imelysin family protein — translation MKNLYPKVAFALFAGLTFFACSSNDNNDSNKVATKKQVIENYSNIAYANYKQAYDDAVLLETAIKTFTTTPTDANFTAAKNAWKVSRESYGTTEAFRFANGPIDGDESGPEGLLNSWPLDENFIDYVDGNANAGIINDLVEFPVISKDLLQALNEDGGEKNISVGYHAIEFLLWGQDLTAPSAKLPGQRKFTDYVTGASGTAKNQGRRADYLKACADLLTDNLDYLVQQWKSGGTYRTKFLALPENDAIKNIYLGITTLVTAELPIERMEVALENADQEDEHSCFSDNTHRDIALNLQGVINVYQGKYGNVEGPSLEDLVKQTDAATYDETLASLNSSTTKVAAILIPFDLAISGGPDSPEGAKVKTAVQQLQNFGATLLKGAAKIGVIVNG, via the coding sequence ATGAAAAACCTATATCCAAAAGTAGCTTTTGCGTTGTTTGCAGGACTTACTTTTTTTGCTTGTAGTAGTAACGACAACAATGATTCTAACAAAGTTGCTACAAAAAAACAAGTTATCGAAAACTATTCGAACATCGCTTACGCAAACTACAAACAAGCTTATGATGATGCTGTACTTTTAGAAACAGCTATTAAGACTTTTACAACAACTCCTACTGATGCAAATTTCACGGCTGCAAAAAATGCCTGGAAAGTTTCAAGAGAAAGTTACGGAACTACTGAAGCGTTTCGTTTTGCAAACGGACCAATTGATGGAGACGAAAGTGGACCTGAAGGGCTTTTGAATTCTTGGCCATTAGACGAGAACTTTATTGATTATGTTGATGGAAATGCAAATGCAGGAATTATCAATGATTTAGTTGAATTTCCAGTGATTAGTAAAGATCTTTTACAAGCTTTAAACGAAGATGGTGGTGAAAAAAACATTAGTGTTGGATATCACGCAATTGAGTTTTTATTATGGGGACAAGATTTAACTGCTCCATCTGCAAAACTTCCTGGTCAAAGAAAATTTACAGATTATGTAACTGGTGCATCCGGAACTGCTAAAAATCAAGGCAGAAGAGCTGATTACTTAAAAGCTTGTGCTGATTTATTGACTGATAATTTAGATTATTTAGTACAACAATGGAAATCTGGCGGAACTTACAGAACTAAATTTTTGGCTTTGCCAGAAAATGACGCAATCAAAAATATTTACTTAGGAATTACAACTCTTGTTACTGCTGAATTGCCAATTGAGCGTATGGAAGTTGCTTTAGAAAATGCTGATCAGGAAGACGAACATTCTTGTTTTAGTGATAATACACACAGAGATATTGCTTTGAACTTACAAGGAGTTATCAATGTTTACCAAGGAAAATACGGAAATGTTGAAGGACCATCTTTAGAAGATTTAGTAAAACAAACTGATGCTGCAACTTATGATGAAACGTTAGCTTCATTGAATTCTTCTACTACAAAAGTAGCTGCAATATTAATTCCATTTGATTTGGCTATTTCTGGCGGACCTGATTCTCCAGAAGGTGCAAAAGTGAAAACTGCTGTTCAGCAATTACAAAATTTTGGTGCAACTTTATTAAAAGGAGCTGCTAAAATAGGTGTGATCGTAAACGGTTAA
- a CDS encoding di-heme oxidoredictase family protein, whose protein sequence is MKNFTTYFLVILSLNFYSCSNNDDNYTPLTAEDREQFSGGDATVFNVSEEAFGFSIASLNLDEQTDFGVGNSFFRQSWISAPSSTTARDGLGPFFNAISCASCHFKDGRGRPPAFDGELGKGLLLRFSLNGQDANGLAFPDPIYGGQLQDNAILGQTPEGQFKISYQQISETLADGTVVSLQKPTYTVTNLGYGPLANVQVSPRVANQIIGLGLLEAIPEATILGFADENDSNKDGVSGRPNYVHDFATNTTQMGRFGWKANQPNVRQQVAGALSGDMGITSTLFPNESGPFGVDLTTIPNGGTPEISEINLNRMALYSQTLAVPARRNYTDQNVLKGKKTFETIQCTACHIPKIQTGNTHSITSLRNQTIRPYTDLLLHDMGEGLSDNATDFKATGSEWRTQPLWGIGLIQMVNKHTNLLHDGRARNVEEAILWHGGEAQNAKDKYKKLSKADRDDLLAFINSL, encoded by the coding sequence ATGAAGAATTTTACCACTTATTTTCTTGTTATTCTGAGTCTTAACTTTTATAGTTGTAGCAATAATGATGACAATTATACTCCGCTAACGGCCGAAGATCGCGAACAGTTTTCAGGAGGAGATGCTACCGTTTTTAATGTTAGCGAAGAAGCATTTGGATTTTCTATAGCGTCTTTGAATTTGGACGAGCAAACAGATTTTGGAGTAGGAAATTCTTTTTTCAGGCAAAGTTGGATTTCTGCGCCTTCTTCAACAACTGCACGAGATGGTTTAGGTCCATTTTTTAATGCTATTTCGTGTGCAAGCTGCCACTTTAAAGATGGTAGAGGAAGACCGCCGGCATTTGACGGCGAATTAGGGAAAGGTTTGCTTTTGCGCTTTTCTTTAAACGGACAAGATGCAAACGGACTTGCTTTTCCTGATCCTATTTATGGCGGACAATTACAAGATAATGCGATTCTGGGACAAACTCCGGAAGGGCAATTTAAAATAAGTTACCAGCAAATTTCAGAAACTCTGGCTGACGGAACTGTTGTCTCTTTACAAAAACCAACTTATACGGTTACTAATTTAGGTTACGGACCATTGGCAAACGTTCAGGTTTCACCTCGTGTTGCAAATCAAATTATTGGATTAGGTTTACTGGAAGCAATTCCTGAAGCGACTATTCTTGGTTTTGCCGATGAAAATGATTCTAATAAAGATGGCGTTTCAGGAAGACCAAATTATGTTCATGATTTTGCAACGAATACAACACAAATGGGACGTTTTGGATGGAAAGCCAATCAGCCAAATGTACGTCAGCAAGTTGCGGGCGCTTTATCTGGTGATATGGGAATTACTTCTACTTTATTTCCGAATGAAAGTGGTCCTTTTGGAGTTGATTTAACAACAATTCCGAATGGAGGAACTCCGGAAATTTCGGAAATTAACCTTAACAGAATGGCTTTGTATTCACAAACATTGGCTGTTCCGGCTCGTAGAAACTATACAGATCAGAATGTTCTTAAAGGTAAAAAGACTTTTGAAACAATTCAATGTACAGCGTGTCATATTCCAAAGATTCAAACGGGAAATACGCATTCTATAACATCACTTCGCAATCAAACGATTCGTCCTTATACCGATTTATTATTACACGATATGGGAGAAGGTTTATCTGACAATGCAACTGATTTTAAAGCAACCGGATCTGAGTGGAGAACACAGCCTTTATGGGGAATTGGTTTGATACAAATGGTAAACAAACACACGAATCTATTGCACGACGGAAGAGCAAGAAATGTCGAAGAAGCAATTTTATGGCACGGCGGCGAAGCTCAAAATGCAAAAGATAAATACAAGAAACTGTCAAAAGCAGATCGTGATGACTTATTAGCGTTTATTAATTCGCTTTAA
- a CDS encoding HD domain-containing protein, with protein MNYTELINKTIVFVKEKLNDAEGGHDWFHIERVYKNALLIAKGTECDLVVVQLGALLHDIADSKFHNGDETIGPKTARFFLESQQVSEDIIQHVVNIIENISYKGGNFEKKFSSVELDIVQDADRLDAIGAIGVARAFNYGGFKNRALHNPEIAPITNMTKEEYKKNNAPTINHFYEKLLLLKDKMNTETGKQIAAERHRFMESFLAQFYLEWEGVK; from the coding sequence ATGAATTATACCGAATTAATAAACAAAACAATTGTCTTTGTAAAAGAAAAACTAAACGATGCCGAAGGCGGACACGATTGGTTTCATATCGAACGAGTTTATAAAAACGCTCTTTTAATCGCAAAAGGAACAGAATGTGATTTGGTTGTTGTGCAATTAGGTGCTTTGCTTCATGATATTGCCGACAGTAAATTTCATAACGGAGATGAAACTATCGGACCAAAAACAGCACGTTTTTTTTTAGAATCACAGCAAGTTTCTGAGGATATTATTCAGCATGTCGTAAATATCATCGAAAACATCTCTTATAAGGGCGGAAATTTCGAAAAGAAGTTTTCTTCTGTAGAATTAGATATCGTTCAGGATGCGGATCGTTTAGACGCAATAGGAGCGATTGGAGTGGCAAGAGCGTTCAATTATGGCGGATTTAAAAATCGTGCCTTACACAACCCTGAAATTGCTCCAATAACCAATATGACAAAAGAAGAATACAAAAAGAATAACGCGCCAACGATAAATCATTTTTACGAAAAGCTTTTACTCTTAAAAGATAAAATGAACACTGAAACCGGAAAACAAATCGCTGCAGAAAGACATCGCTTCATGGAATCATTTCTTGCTCAGTTCTACTTAGAGTGGGAAGGAGTGAAGTAA
- a CDS encoding acyl-ACP desaturase translates to MSIKNIRLEVMQFLEKNVDSFVEQYLIPVEKIWQPSDFLPNSEGDNFFEEVKELREIAKELPYDFWVTLVGDTITEEALPTYESWLMDVEGINQVENGGNGWSKWIRQWTGEENRHGDLLNKYLYLSGRVNMREIEMTTQHLINDGFDIGTGSDPYKNFVYTSFQELATYVSHNRVAQMAKKFGDNKLSKMCKMIAGDEMRHHHAYSEFVTRIFAVDPSEMMLAFQYMMKQKIVMPAHFLRESGQKISSAFEQFSDSAQRIGVYTANDYVDIMQKLIDKWEVDKITNLTDEAEKARDYLMKLPARMARISERLVIPQESHIFKWVEPARL, encoded by the coding sequence ATGTCTATAAAAAACATTAGATTAGAAGTAATGCAGTTTTTGGAAAAAAACGTGGATAGCTTCGTAGAACAGTATTTAATTCCAGTGGAAAAAATTTGGCAGCCGTCAGACTTTTTACCTAATTCTGAAGGAGATAACTTCTTTGAGGAGGTAAAAGAGTTGCGTGAAATTGCTAAAGAATTACCATACGATTTCTGGGTAACGCTTGTTGGTGATACTATCACTGAGGAAGCTTTGCCAACTTACGAATCGTGGTTGATGGATGTAGAAGGAATAAATCAAGTCGAAAATGGTGGAAACGGTTGGTCAAAATGGATCAGACAATGGACCGGAGAAGAAAACCGTCACGGAGATTTGCTTAATAAATACTTGTATTTGTCCGGTCGTGTGAACATGCGTGAAATCGAAATGACAACACAGCACTTAATCAACGACGGTTTTGATATTGGAACTGGATCTGACCCATACAAAAACTTTGTATATACTAGTTTTCAGGAATTAGCAACTTATGTTTCGCACAATAGAGTAGCTCAAATGGCTAAGAAATTTGGTGATAACAAGTTGTCTAAAATGTGTAAAATGATTGCTGGTGACGAAATGCGTCATCACCACGCTTACAGCGAATTTGTTACGCGTATTTTTGCAGTTGATCCAAGCGAAATGATGTTGGCGTTTCAATACATGATGAAACAAAAAATCGTTATGCCGGCACATTTCTTAAGAGAATCTGGTCAAAAGATCAGTTCAGCTTTCGAACAATTTTCTGATTCTGCACAACGTATTGGTGTTTACACGGCAAATGATTATGTTGATATCATGCAAAAATTAATAGATAAATGGGAAGTTGATAAAATTACTAACCTAACAGATGAAGCAGAAAAAGCACGTGATTATTTAATGAAATTACCGGCTCGTATGGCTAGAATCTCAGAAAGATTAGTAATTCCGCAAGAATCACACATCTTTAAATGGGTTGAACCTGCAAGATTGTAA
- a CDS encoding lysophospholipid acyltransferase family protein — MQKIISYPISVIYYLFFSSVLLVFHPIQWFCLNVFGYQAHKKSVDYLNFCLLRCTNLVGTTYKIENRESIPTGVPIIFVSNHQSMYDIITMIWYFRRFHCKFVSKKELGKGIPSVSYNLRHGGSVLIDRKDPKQAIPVIKGLSEYIEKNTRSAVIFPEGTRSKTGKPKEFAQSGLKILCKYAPSAYVVPVSINNSWKMVKYGLFPVSLGNHLTFTVHEAMAVKDYDFAELMRLTEKAVVEGVNEYK; from the coding sequence ATGCAAAAAATAATTTCGTATCCCATATCCGTAATTTACTATTTGTTTTTTAGTTCGGTTTTATTGGTATTTCATCCAATACAATGGTTTTGCCTAAATGTTTTTGGTTATCAGGCTCACAAAAAAAGTGTCGATTATTTAAATTTTTGCCTTCTAAGATGTACAAATCTTGTGGGAACAACTTATAAAATCGAAAATAGAGAGTCAATTCCAACCGGAGTTCCGATAATTTTCGTTTCAAATCATCAAAGCATGTACGATATTATAACAATGATTTGGTACTTTAGACGTTTTCATTGTAAATTTGTAAGTAAGAAGGAGTTAGGAAAAGGAATTCCAAGTGTATCGTATAATTTACGTCACGGAGGATCTGTACTAATTGACCGAAAAGACCCTAAACAAGCGATTCCTGTAATCAAAGGCTTGTCTGAATATATCGAAAAAAACACAAGATCTGCTGTTATTTTTCCTGAAGGAACAAGAAGTAAAACAGGAAAACCTAAAGAATTTGCTCAAAGTGGTTTAAAAATCCTATGCAAATATGCACCTTCGGCATATGTTGTACCTGTGAGTATTAATAATTCATGGAAAATGGTAAAATACGGTCTTTTCCCGGTAAGCTTAGGAAATCATCTTACCTTTACCGTTCACGAAGCAATGGCGGTAAAAGATTATGATTTTGCCGAGTTAATGAGATTGACAGAAAAGGCGGTTGTAGAAGGAGTAAACGAGTATAAATAG
- the rnpA gene encoding ribonuclease P protein component, producing MNFTYPKNERLKSKTTIGLLFSEGKSVSKYPLRLVYRQAEVNQEEKIKIGVSVSKKYFKKAVDRNYFKRVLRETYRLNKHLLLDNIQESYSLMFFYQTKDRLSYEEINTKTIQLFEKFLSQVNKTPDSENKTEL from the coding sequence ATGAACTTCACTTACCCTAAAAATGAACGCCTAAAGAGCAAGACGACAATTGGTTTACTGTTTTCTGAAGGAAAATCGGTATCTAAATATCCTTTGCGTCTGGTTTACCGTCAAGCGGAAGTTAATCAGGAAGAAAAAATCAAAATTGGCGTTTCTGTATCTAAAAAATACTTCAAAAAAGCGGTTGATCGCAATTATTTCAAACGTGTTTTGAGAGAAACCTATCGTTTAAATAAACATTTGCTTTTGGACAACATTCAGGAATCTTATTCGTTAATGTTTTTCTATCAAACCAAAGACAGATTATCTTACGAAGAAATCAATACCAAAACGATTCAGTTGTTTGAGAAATTCTTATCTCAGGTGAATAAAACTCCTGATTCTGAAAATAAAACAGAGTTGTAA
- a CDS encoding DUF4349 domain-containing protein: protein MRQIFFIFLAALTFISCEKRSEDVAVADMSISAVKLPARSESAQDKNTVISQKIIKEAFLKFETNDLEETYNQIKTAISANKASIQNDSQEKDYGTITRRLTIRIPSQNFDAFLESISKGVSYFDEKNISAQNVTEEYIDLTSRLQTKRKLEARYIEILQKASKVSEILEIEKQISAIREEIEAKEGQLKYLESRVSESTVSIEFYKTIAQKEGVKISYGSKIWNAIQSGFFSLSDFLLSLVSVWPFIILFCVLAYFIRKRFKRKKI from the coding sequence ATGCGACAAATTTTCTTTATATTTCTAGCTGCTCTTACTTTCATAAGTTGCGAAAAACGCTCCGAAGACGTTGCTGTTGCAGATATGTCAATTTCTGCTGTAAAGCTTCCGGCACGAAGCGAATCAGCTCAAGATAAAAACACTGTAATTTCACAAAAAATAATCAAAGAAGCTTTCCTGAAATTTGAAACAAACGATTTAGAGGAAACTTACAATCAAATTAAAACTGCGATTTCGGCCAATAAAGCAAGTATTCAAAATGATTCTCAGGAAAAAGATTATGGTACAATCACCAGAAGATTAACGATAAGAATTCCGAGTCAGAATTTTGATGCTTTTCTGGAATCTATATCCAAAGGCGTTTCTTATTTTGACGAAAAAAACATTTCGGCACAAAATGTTACAGAAGAATATATTGACTTAACATCAAGATTACAGACAAAACGCAAACTCGAAGCACGTTACATCGAAATATTACAGAAAGCATCTAAAGTAAGTGAGATTCTGGAAATTGAAAAACAGATTTCGGCGATTAGAGAAGAAATTGAAGCAAAAGAAGGTCAACTTAAATATTTAGAAAGCAGAGTTTCTGAAAGTACGGTTTCAATTGAATTCTATAAAACCATTGCTCAAAAAGAAGGTGTAAAAATATCTTATGGCTCAAAAATTTGGAATGCAATTCAATCCGGATTTTTTAGTTTATCAGATTTTTTGCTGTCTCTTGTTAGTGTTTGGCCGTTTATTATCTTATTTTGCGTACTTGCCTATTTTATTAGAAAAAGATTTAAAAGAAAAAAAATATAA
- a CDS encoding S41 family peptidase yields the protein MYPYFKKKFIIPTVAAGFLFIGTSFKDDFFEIAKQIEIFTTLFKAVNTNYVDETNPGDLMDKAIKSMLGSLDPYTVYFNEQDVVNFKINNTGEYTGIGAMIARKKDRLIVREPYKNYPADKAGLKAGDEIIQIGDVLIADFKDDASQLLKGTKNTKISIKYIRQGKTFTTELVLDEVDIKSVPFYGKIDEKTGYIVLAHFSRKASNEVKDALEKLKADGATQIVLDLRGNPGGLLNEAIDICNLFVPKNEVIVTTKSRIEKHNNTYKTTKEPVDTEIPLAILVNGRSASASEIVSGALQDLDRAVILGSRSFGKGLVQRSVDLTYGTQLKVTISRYYTPSGRCIQALDYAHKDKNGVAQKTDAKNFNAFKTRKGRTVYDGGGVLPDIELDETKMSPITTALLKNDGIFDYATSYYYKNPNLGDKIPTVTDADYTSFKQYLKTNKITFDTETEVALKNTLAAAKTEKIDETIAPEYQQLLNALEKSETTLLDKNQKEIRNLIQEELIKRYQYQEGLYQYYIKNNSEIKKAVSVLNNQTEYKTILKM from the coding sequence ATGTATCCTTATTTCAAAAAGAAGTTCATTATTCCAACCGTTGCAGCTGGATTTTTATTTATTGGAACCAGTTTCAAAGATGATTTCTTTGAGATCGCGAAACAAATAGAAATATTCACAACATTATTCAAAGCGGTCAACACCAATTATGTCGACGAAACAAATCCGGGTGATTTGATGGATAAGGCGATTAAAAGTATGTTGGGAAGTTTAGATCCGTATACGGTTTACTTTAATGAGCAAGATGTTGTAAACTTCAAGATTAATAATACTGGCGAATACACCGGAATTGGTGCTATGATCGCCAGAAAGAAAGATCGTTTAATTGTTCGTGAACCTTATAAAAATTATCCTGCTGACAAAGCCGGACTTAAAGCGGGTGATGAAATTATTCAGATTGGTGATGTTTTGATTGCCGATTTTAAAGATGATGCTTCGCAATTATTGAAGGGAACAAAAAACACAAAAATTAGCATAAAATATATTCGTCAGGGCAAAACTTTCACGACAGAATTGGTTTTGGACGAAGTTGATATTAAATCTGTTCCTTTCTATGGAAAAATAGATGAGAAAACGGGTTATATCGTTTTGGCACACTTTAGCCGAAAGGCATCAAATGAAGTAAAAGATGCGCTTGAGAAATTAAAAGCTGATGGAGCAACTCAAATCGTTCTTGATTTAAGAGGAAATCCGGGTGGTTTACTAAACGAAGCTATTGATATCTGTAATTTATTTGTTCCGAAAAATGAGGTTATTGTAACAACAAAATCAAGAATCGAGAAACATAATAATACTTATAAAACGACTAAAGAACCTGTAGATACTGAAATTCCGTTGGCTATTTTGGTGAATGGACGAAGTGCATCTGCATCAGAAATTGTTTCTGGAGCTTTGCAGGATTTAGATCGCGCTGTGATTTTAGGAAGTCGTAGTTTTGGAAAAGGTCTTGTGCAGCGTTCTGTTGATTTGACTTACGGAACTCAGCTTAAAGTAACAATTTCTCGTTATTACACGCCTTCAGGACGTTGTATTCAGGCTTTGGATTATGCGCACAAAGACAAAAATGGTGTGGCTCAAAAAACTGATGCCAAAAATTTCAATGCTTTTAAAACCAGAAAAGGAAGAACGGTTTATGATGGCGGTGGTGTTTTGCCGGATATCGAATTGGATGAAACTAAAATGAGCCCAATTACAACTGCATTGCTTAAAAACGACGGTATTTTTGACTATGCGACTTCTTATTATTACAAAAATCCTAATTTGGGAGACAAGATTCCAACGGTTACAGATGCTGATTATACGAGCTTTAAACAATATCTAAAAACAAACAAAATCACGTTTGATACCGAAACTGAAGTAGCTTTGAAAAATACTTTGGCTGCAGCCAAAACAGAAAAGATAGACGAAACAATTGCGCCGGAATATCAGCAATTATTGAACGCTCTTGAAAAAAGCGAAACAACTTTATTAGACAAAAATCAAAAAGAAATTAGAAACCTGATTCAGGAAGAACTTATAAAAAGATACCAATATCAGGAAGGTTTATATCAATATTACATTAAAAACAATTCAGAAATTAAAAAAGCAGTGAGCGTTTTAAATAATCAAACTGAGTATAAGACGATTTTAAAAATGTAA
- a CDS encoding OmpA family protein: MKICRALFLFIIYNLSAQQKPIETIYFDFDKYDLTDQQTEVVTNFIKTIDTSKVESIQIYGYCDDRGNDEYNFRLSNNRVNTIQELLISKGFNQSRIVILEGKGRVVVRPDTVENLHETRSKNRRVDLIVVKRNSFGKGIYNSLRSDLKVGDKIYLENILFDFGSAKLTATSKKELNKIAEKLLQKKSYQFEIRGHVCCTPEIYSDAIDKDTKERRLSWNRAKAVFYYLISKKISKSRMTYLGCGNKYPLKKGDALDRRVEFVITKV, encoded by the coding sequence ATGAAGATTTGTAGAGCCCTATTTCTGTTTATTATTTACAATTTATCGGCGCAGCAAAAACCCATCGAAACTATCTATTTTGATTTCGACAAGTATGATCTTACGGATCAGCAAACCGAAGTTGTAACTAATTTTATTAAAACTATTGACACCTCAAAAGTGGAGTCAATACAGATATATGGCTATTGTGATGATCGCGGTAATGACGAATATAATTTTCGTTTATCCAACAATCGCGTTAATACTATTCAGGAATTATTAATTTCAAAAGGCTTTAATCAAAGCAGAATCGTAATTCTGGAAGGAAAAGGACGTGTTGTTGTTCGACCTGATACTGTCGAAAATCTTCATGAAACAAGATCAAAAAACCGTCGTGTAGATTTGATCGTTGTAAAACGAAACAGTTTTGGAAAAGGGATTTATAACTCTCTTAGAAGTGATTTGAAGGTTGGCGACAAAATCTATCTTGAAAATATCTTATTTGATTTTGGAAGCGCAAAACTTACCGCTACTTCTAAAAAGGAATTAAATAAAATTGCCGAAAAACTTCTTCAGAAAAAAAGTTATCAATTTGAAATAAGAGGACACGTTTGCTGTACTCCTGAAATTTATAGTGACGCAATTGACAAAGATACTAAGGAAAGAAGACTTTCCTGGAACCGCGCAAAAGCCGTTTTTTATTATTTAATTTCCAAAAAAATCTCCAAAAGCCGAATGACTTATTTGGGTTGCGGCAATAAATATCCGCTAAAAAAAGGTGATGCCTTAGATCGCCGTGTTGAGTTTGTGATTACAAAAGTTTAG
- a CDS encoding TlpA disulfide reductase family protein: MKNILLILLVLIVSQHTFSQNKLKVGEKAPKVNITDYLQNTPNDKSLENKYILLEFWATWCQTCLEEVPNLNKTQERFKDRKDLVFVSITDESPEKTKKTLERVKFNSIVVSDQTRKAFNDFVADNKGEIVLPKTVLIDNKGIVRWIGKPYTINDVVINKFLEGKEILESDNSVSERPEEPTFK, encoded by the coding sequence ATGAAAAACATTCTTCTGATCCTTTTAGTTTTAATTGTGTCGCAACACACTTTTAGTCAAAACAAATTAAAAGTTGGTGAAAAAGCGCCAAAAGTAAATATCACTGATTATCTTCAGAATACTCCGAATGATAAAAGCCTGGAAAATAAATATATTTTGTTGGAGTTTTGGGCGACTTGGTGCCAAACTTGTTTAGAAGAAGTTCCAAATCTCAATAAAACTCAAGAGCGATTCAAGGACAGAAAAGATCTTGTTTTTGTTTCTATTACAGATGAATCGCCTGAAAAAACTAAAAAGACATTAGAAAGGGTAAAGTTTAATTCAATTGTAGTAAGTGATCAAACGAGAAAAGCCTTTAATGATTTTGTGGCCGATAATAAAGGTGAAATCGTTTTGCCTAAAACTGTTCTAATCGACAATAAAGGAATTGTAAGATGGATCGGAAAACCTTATACAATAAATGATGTAGTAATTAACAAGTTTTTGGAAGGAAAAGAAATTCTCGAATCTGATAATTCAGTATCGGAACGACCTGAAGAACCCACTTTTAAATAA